In one window of Candidatus Fonsibacter ubiquis DNA:
- a CDS encoding prephenate dehydratase domain-containing protein — protein sequence MGNKIIIQGEQGAYSHLAAVKIFKKPEMLCCKTFEDAFAKTKSIKNSKLLIPIENSIAGRVADIHYLLSSSKLKIEGEHFQKVEHCLLGLKEVSIKQIKTVRSHAQAIGQCKKNINKLKLQPIVAADTAGSAKYISEYQMESESAIASALAAKIYGLKILKKNFEDLKGNVTRFLIMSASARPKTYKKNKKYITSCIFRLKSVPSALYKALGGFAENKVNLTKLESFSTGNSFKQASFYLDIEGHIENLAVKKALSILKKHTEKLDILGVYFANSFRY from the coding sequence ATGGGTAATAAAATAATTATACAAGGAGAACAGGGCGCTTATTCACATTTAGCGGCAGTCAAAATTTTTAAGAAACCCGAAATGTTATGTTGTAAAACTTTCGAAGATGCTTTTGCAAAAACTAAAAGTATAAAGAATAGTAAATTATTAATCCCTATAGAGAATTCTATTGCAGGCCGGGTTGCGGATATTCATTATTTGTTATCTTCTTCAAAGTTAAAAATAGAAGGTGAACACTTTCAAAAAGTTGAACACTGTTTATTGGGATTAAAAGAGGTTTCTATTAAACAAATAAAAACTGTAAGAAGCCATGCGCAAGCAATTGGTCAATGCAAAAAGAATATTAATAAATTGAAACTGCAGCCAATTGTTGCTGCTGATACGGCTGGTTCTGCAAAGTATATTTCCGAATATCAAATGGAGTCAGAGTCTGCCATTGCCTCAGCCCTTGCTGCAAAGATTTACGGATTGAAGATTTTAAAGAAAAATTTTGAAGATTTAAAAGGCAATGTGACAAGATTTTTAATCATGTCTGCTTCGGCAAGACCAAAGACATATAAAAAAAATAAAAAATATATTACTTCTTGTATTTTTCGCTTAAAAAGCGTGCCGTCAGCACTATACAAGGCACTAGGAGGATTTGCTGAAAATAAAGTTAATCTTACAAAACTTGAAAGTTTTTCAACTGGAAATTCTTTTAAGCAGGCAAGTTTTTATCTAGATATTGAAGGGCATATTGAAAATTTAGCAGTAAAAAAAGCTCTTTCTATTTTAAAAAAACATACTGAAAAATTAGATATTTTAGGTGTTTATTTTGCTAATTCATTTAGATATTAA
- a CDS encoding YbaB/EbfC family nucleoid-associated protein yields the protein MDFGGMLKKAQEMQQKMMEAKASLKNLQAEGVANNGAVKVILNGDHEMIKIDIDPKLMTEDKDVLEDLIIIATNNAKKEIDAKSSEEMSKITGGLKLPPGFKLPF from the coding sequence ATGGATTTTGGTGGGATGTTGAAAAAAGCCCAAGAGATGCAACAAAAAATGATGGAAGCAAAAGCCTCATTAAAGAACCTACAAGCTGAAGGAGTTGCAAATAACGGTGCGGTGAAAGTAATTTTGAATGGTGATCATGAAATGATCAAGATAGATATCGATCCAAAATTAATGACAGAAGATAAGGATGTTTTAGAGGATTTAATTATTATCGCGACTAATAATGCAAAAAAAGAAATTGATGCAAAGTCATCGGAGGAGATGTCAAAAATAACTGGTGGCTTAAAATTACCTCCTGGATTTAAACTTCCTTTTTAG
- a CDS encoding DNA polymerase III subunit gamma/tau, with product MENNRKGLSLKYRPQSFDEVIGQDVMVQIIKNAIKMDRIPNAYLLTGIRGVGKTTTARIIAKAINCKNLENLENLEKKCDGFCHCEAITNSNHIDVLEMDAASKTGIDDIRELIDSAKYYPTSAKYKVFIIDEVHMLSKQAFNGLLKTLEEPPPHLKFILATTEVKKIPLTIISRCQRFDLRRIKLEEMLSFLKRISEKEKAKINDKALMLIAKASEGSVRDALSILDQAISTFNVLGEEITEVSVRTMLGIADRSRIIDLVRLIIDGKKEQALEESQEIFDLGADPKLVLQDMLEVIYLISRSKSFGKIENDLTVSESESDLIFSLSKDIDFSYISMIWQFILKGIEELSFVPNYFLSFQMLIMRLIHLKDLPSPEQLIDDVLSSDTVGISESNEQKDDFNEIKPGTIINKQTSAKTQIKSVTQEKTEEIDRTPKILEKKKELENFEIINSFEKLVEITNHKKEIELKFDLERNVRVVKFEKGKIDISFNEKLSKNFVRSLTEKLKLWTGERWIISLSKETGKSTIFENKEIYKKKLLHEALESEVYKKIKENFPDAELSDVEEVK from the coding sequence ATGGAAAATAATCGTAAAGGTTTATCATTAAAGTATCGGCCACAAAGTTTTGATGAAGTCATAGGTCAAGATGTAATGGTTCAGATTATAAAAAATGCGATCAAGATGGATCGTATTCCTAATGCTTATTTATTAACAGGTATTAGGGGTGTTGGAAAAACAACAACTGCAAGAATAATTGCCAAAGCTATTAATTGTAAAAATTTAGAAAATTTAGAAAATTTAGAAAAAAAGTGCGATGGCTTTTGTCATTGTGAAGCAATAACAAATTCAAATCACATAGATGTTTTAGAGATGGATGCTGCTTCTAAAACAGGTATCGACGATATTAGAGAATTAATTGATTCAGCAAAATATTATCCAACAAGCGCTAAGTATAAAGTATTCATTATTGACGAAGTCCATATGTTATCAAAGCAAGCTTTTAATGGCTTGCTTAAAACTTTAGAGGAACCACCTCCTCATCTTAAATTTATTTTAGCAACCACGGAGGTTAAAAAAATACCACTAACCATTATTTCAAGATGCCAAAGATTTGATCTCAGAAGAATTAAACTTGAAGAAATGCTCTCTTTTTTAAAGAGAATTTCCGAGAAAGAAAAAGCAAAAATTAACGATAAGGCATTAATGTTAATTGCAAAAGCTTCAGAGGGTTCTGTAAGAGATGCTTTATCTATATTAGATCAGGCTATTTCAACATTTAATGTTTTAGGAGAAGAGATAACTGAAGTATCCGTTCGAACCATGTTGGGAATAGCAGATCGATCAAGAATAATTGATCTTGTACGCTTAATCATTGATGGCAAAAAAGAACAAGCTCTTGAAGAATCTCAAGAAATATTTGATTTAGGAGCAGATCCAAAGTTAGTCCTTCAAGATATGCTTGAAGTTATTTATTTAATTTCAAGAAGTAAAAGTTTTGGAAAAATTGAAAATGATCTGACAGTTTCAGAATCAGAGTCTGATCTTATCTTTAGTTTGTCTAAAGATATTGATTTTTCATATATCTCAATGATCTGGCAATTTATTCTTAAAGGAATTGAGGAGTTAAGTTTTGTTCCTAATTATTTTCTGTCTTTTCAAATGCTAATTATGAGATTGATACATTTAAAAGATTTACCAAGCCCAGAGCAACTTATTGATGATGTTTTAAGTTCAGACACTGTTGGAATATCAGAGTCTAATGAGCAAAAAGACGATTTTAATGAAATAAAACCTGGAACAATAATTAACAAACAAACATCAGCCAAGACACAAATTAAAAGCGTTACACAAGAAAAGACAGAGGAAATTGATCGAACTCCAAAAATTTTGGAAAAAAAGAAAGAATTAGAAAATTTCGAAATTATTAATTCATTTGAAAAGTTGGTAGAGATTACAAATCATAAAAAAGAAATAGAATTAAAATTTGATTTAGAAAGAAATGTTAGAGTTGTAAAATTTGAAAAGGGAAAAATTGATATTTCATTTAACGAAAAATTATCTAAAAACTTTGTCAGATCTTTAACAGAAAAACTTAAATTATGGACAGGTGAAAGATGGATTATTTCTTTATCGAAAGAAACAGGCAAAAGTACAATATTTGAAAATAAAGAAATTTATAAAAAAAAGTTATTACATGAAGCCCTTGAGAGTGAAGTTTATAAAAAAATCAAAGAAAATTTTCCAGATGCAGAACTAAGTGATGTAGAGGAGGTCAAATAA
- a CDS encoding histone deacetylase family protein — translation MTTCIFTSNSFIKHDTGPGHPECPERIPAILTGLKKIQSQKLIWKEIGSFDEKYIELTHSKKYLEKISQSFPKEDLVFLDGDTIVSKGSKKAAYDAVGAIINAIDAVMNQEFDNAFCVVRPPGHHAEKEQAMGFCIFNNVAVGATYLLEKYKLDKVAIIDFDVHHGNGTQDIFYNEKKVLYISSHQFPFYPGTGSKDEIGKFNNILNIPLKAGTVSEEFFNNYKKVYDKLNEFRPQFILLSAGFDAHKNDPLANVNLESRDYYILTKEIMKIAKKICSNKIVSILEGGYNLSAIQESAKYHVEALLEV, via the coding sequence GTGACAACTTGTATATTTACATCGAATTCCTTCATTAAACATGACACGGGCCCTGGTCATCCAGAATGTCCTGAAAGAATCCCAGCAATATTAACTGGTTTAAAAAAAATACAATCACAAAAATTAATCTGGAAAGAAATTGGGTCTTTTGATGAGAAATACATTGAGCTTACCCATTCAAAAAAATATTTAGAAAAAATTAGTCAATCATTTCCAAAAGAAGATCTAGTTTTTCTTGATGGAGATACAATTGTCTCTAAGGGCAGTAAAAAAGCGGCTTACGATGCTGTTGGAGCAATCATAAACGCAATCGATGCCGTAATGAATCAAGAATTTGATAATGCCTTTTGTGTTGTAAGACCTCCTGGCCACCATGCTGAAAAAGAGCAGGCCATGGGATTTTGCATATTTAATAATGTAGCAGTGGGTGCCACTTATTTATTAGAAAAATATAAACTAGATAAAGTAGCAATCATTGATTTTGATGTTCATCATGGAAATGGGACTCAAGATATTTTTTATAATGAAAAGAAGGTTTTATATATTTCATCCCACCAATTTCCATTCTATCCTGGCACAGGTTCTAAGGATGAAATTGGTAAATTTAACAATATTTTAAATATTCCTCTAAAGGCGGGAACGGTTTCTGAAGAGTTTTTTAATAATTATAAGAAAGTTTATGACAAACTTAATGAGTTTAGACCGCAATTTATATTATTATCAGCGGGTTTTGATGCTCACAAGAATGATCCATTAGCCAATGTAAATTTAGAGTCTAGAGACTATTACATCCTAACAAAAGAAATTATGAAAATTGCAAAAAAAATTTGTAGTAATAAAATAGTTTCAATACTCGAAGGTGGCTATAATCTTTCAGCTATTCAAGAAAGTGCTAAATATCACGTAGAGGCTTTATTAGAAGTTTAA
- the def gene encoding peptide deformylase, with amino-acid sequence MTIRQILTEPDPQLRIKSKTVQKVDAEIKNLMKDMLETMYAAPGIGLAAVQIGVHKRVIVIDIAKDPEPNNPMYFVNPEIVWTSEKKCTFEEGCLSLPQQFAEIERPEQCHVKYLDQNGEEQLLKAKGLLATCIQHEIDHLNGVLFIDYLSKLKKSFILKKLTKAKKEAVSDQINF; translated from the coding sequence ATGACAATTAGGCAAATCTTAACAGAACCAGATCCACAACTGAGAATTAAATCAAAAACAGTTCAAAAAGTTGACGCTGAAATTAAAAATTTAATGAAAGATATGTTAGAGACAATGTATGCAGCTCCTGGCATTGGCCTTGCCGCTGTTCAAATTGGAGTTCACAAAAGAGTAATTGTTATAGATATCGCAAAAGACCCAGAACCAAATAATCCAATGTATTTTGTAAATCCAGAAATCGTCTGGACATCAGAAAAAAAATGTACTTTTGAAGAAGGGTGCCTTTCGTTACCTCAACAGTTTGCAGAAATTGAAAGACCAGAACAGTGTCATGTAAAATATTTAGACCAAAACGGAGAAGAACAGCTATTAAAAGCTAAGGGATTACTTGCAACTTGTATTCAACACGAGATTGATCATTTGAATGGAGTCTTGTTTATCGATTATTTATCGAAATTAAAAAAATCTTTCATTTTAAAAAAACTTACAAAAGCCAAAAAGGAAGCTGTTTCAGATCAGATCAATTTTTAG
- the fmt gene encoding methionyl-tRNA formyltransferase: MSLKIIFMGTPEFAVPALKELIREKFDIVHVYTQPPKKSNRGLKIEKKPIHVEAEKNNLNIHHPSSLKNEQELNFFRKINPDLVIVVAYGQIIPENFLSLSKKGFINIHASLLPHWRGAAPIQRSIMNGDQFTGVSIMKIQKGLDTGPVMLSEKVEINHKSNYGSLSEQLSVLGSKLIIKAINLINEDKAKFVEQDHTKATHAKKITHEDEEINWNNDAKKIVQQINALNPSPGAFFKFKNEKIKIWSAVVTDQKGKVGTTLNENLLIACKDYAIQVLEIQRPGKKIQKVKEFLLGYKIPKASQLL, encoded by the coding sequence ATGTCATTAAAAATAATTTTCATGGGAACACCAGAGTTCGCTGTTCCCGCATTAAAAGAATTAATTAGAGAAAAATTTGATATTGTTCATGTTTATACGCAGCCGCCAAAAAAATCTAACAGAGGCTTAAAAATTGAAAAGAAACCTATCCATGTAGAAGCAGAAAAAAATAATCTAAATATTCATCATCCAAGCTCATTAAAAAATGAGCAAGAATTAAATTTTTTTAGGAAAATTAATCCTGATTTGGTCATTGTTGTTGCGTATGGTCAAATTATTCCTGAAAATTTTTTAAGTTTATCTAAAAAAGGTTTTATTAATATTCATGCCTCTTTATTACCTCATTGGCGAGGTGCTGCGCCTATTCAAAGGTCAATTATGAATGGGGATCAATTTACTGGAGTCTCAATTATGAAAATTCAAAAAGGCTTAGATACGGGACCGGTTATGTTATCTGAAAAAGTAGAGATTAATCATAAATCTAATTATGGCTCATTAAGTGAACAATTATCTGTTTTAGGATCAAAACTAATTATTAAAGCAATTAATTTAATAAATGAAGATAAAGCTAAATTTGTAGAACAAGACCATACAAAGGCTACCCATGCTAAAAAAATTACACACGAAGATGAAGAGATTAATTGGAATAATGATGCAAAAAAAATTGTGCAACAGATCAATGCACTAAATCCAAGTCCAGGAGCTTTTTTCAAATTTAAAAATGAAAAGATTAAAATTTGGAGTGCAGTAGTTACAGATCAAAAAGGAAAAGTTGGCACAACTCTTAATGAAAATCTTTTAATTGCATGTAAAGATTACGCAATTCAAGTTTTAGAAATACAAAGACCTGGAAAAAAAATTCAAAAAGTAAAAGAATTTTTATTAGGATATAAAATTCCAAAAGCATCTCAACTATTATAA
- the dapE gene encoding succinyl-diaminopimelate desuccinylase yields MLKTINEVSLARDLVRCQSVTPKDDGAINVVAKNLKKLGFKCQIMEFKERGTPQIKNLYAKVGKNSPNFCFAGHTDVVPVGDLKSWTVNPFGGVIKNQKLIGRGVSDMKGSIACFIAAVSEFLKKNKKMNGSISLLITGDEETVAVNGTKKVIEKLIQKKEKINFCIVGEPTNENKLGEMIKIGRRGSITGHLTIIGTQGHVAYPHSSNNPSTIIIEILNKIKKLKLDKGNKDFEPSNLEITKINIDNTADNVIPAEAKASFNIRFNNLHTSSSIKKKLNKIFSSTSKKFKANYKIRYHVSGESFLTKPNKTVYMIKNVIKKSTKINPVLSTTGGTSDARFIKKISPCVEFGLIAKTIHQVDEMARVADLKKLKNIYRDILFNYFK; encoded by the coding sequence ATGCTAAAGACTATTAATGAAGTTTCTTTAGCAAGAGATCTTGTCAGATGCCAAAGCGTAACACCAAAAGATGATGGTGCAATTAATGTTGTTGCAAAAAATCTTAAAAAATTAGGTTTTAAGTGCCAAATTATGGAGTTTAAAGAAAGAGGAACTCCACAAATTAAAAATTTATATGCAAAAGTTGGAAAAAATTCTCCAAACTTTTGCTTTGCCGGACATACTGATGTTGTTCCAGTTGGAGATCTAAAATCATGGACTGTTAATCCTTTCGGTGGTGTTATTAAAAATCAAAAACTAATTGGTCGTGGAGTTAGCGACATGAAAGGCTCTATTGCCTGTTTTATAGCAGCTGTTAGTGAATTTTTAAAAAAAAATAAAAAAATGAATGGATCAATAAGTTTACTTATAACTGGTGATGAAGAAACTGTAGCTGTTAATGGCACAAAAAAAGTAATTGAGAAATTAATTCAAAAAAAAGAAAAAATTAATTTTTGTATAGTTGGAGAACCTACTAATGAAAATAAGTTGGGAGAAATGATTAAAATTGGAAGAAGGGGAAGCATAACTGGTCATTTAACAATAATTGGCACTCAAGGTCATGTTGCATATCCACATAGTTCTAATAACCCATCTACAATTATCATTGAGATTTTAAATAAAATAAAAAAATTAAAACTAGACAAGGGTAATAAAGACTTCGAACCATCAAATCTTGAAATTACAAAAATTAATATTGATAATACTGCAGATAATGTCATCCCAGCTGAAGCAAAGGCCTCATTTAATATAAGATTTAATAATTTGCACACATCTAGTTCTATTAAGAAAAAACTAAACAAAATTTTTTCTTCTACTTCTAAAAAGTTCAAAGCTAATTATAAAATTAGATACCATGTTTCTGGAGAATCATTTTTAACAAAACCTAATAAAACAGTTTACATGATTAAAAATGTTATAAAAAAAAGCACTAAAATTAATCCTGTACTATCTACAACTGGAGGAACCTCTGACGCTCGTTTTATAAAAAAAATATCTCCATGTGTTGAATTTGGTTTAATTGCAAAGACAATTCACCAAGTTGATGAAATGGCCAGGGTTGCTGATTTAAAAAAATTAAAAAATATATATCGAGACATTCTTTTTAATTATTTTAAGTGA
- the truA gene encoding tRNA pseudouridine(38-40) synthase TruA: protein MPRLKCIVEYDGTRFVGWQRQLNGRSIQEAIEQAIEKIAEKKITIFGAGRTDTGVHAVHQVFHFDFNKDIDAKKITDALNFHLKDDSISILKTELINDDFDARRDAKLRIYKYVIINRDSPLSIEKDRAWQLKIKLNEENMNDAAQILVGTHDFTTFRSTSCGAKSPIKTMKKINIFRKEDYIYSYFESESFLQHQVRSMMGCIKLVGENKWTKKDLLDVLNSKDRSQCATPAPAAGLYLENIIY, encoded by the coding sequence ATGCCAAGATTAAAATGTATCGTTGAATATGATGGTACCCGATTTGTGGGCTGGCAAAGACAGTTGAATGGTCGGTCAATTCAAGAAGCAATTGAGCAAGCGATTGAAAAGATTGCTGAAAAAAAAATAACAATTTTTGGAGCAGGAAGAACAGATACAGGCGTCCATGCTGTGCATCAAGTTTTTCACTTTGATTTCAATAAAGACATTGATGCTAAAAAAATTACTGATGCTTTAAATTTTCATTTAAAAGATGACTCAATTAGCATTTTAAAAACTGAATTAATAAATGATGATTTTGATGCAAGACGAGATGCAAAATTGCGAATTTATAAATACGTTATTATTAATCGAGACTCACCACTTTCCATAGAAAAAGATCGAGCTTGGCAATTAAAAATAAAACTTAATGAAGAAAATATGAATGATGCTGCACAAATTTTAGTAGGCACTCATGATTTTACAACGTTTAGATCAACATCTTGTGGAGCAAAATCTCCAATAAAGACAATGAAGAAAATAAATATTTTTAGAAAAGAAGACTATATTTATAGCTATTTTGAGTCAGAGTCTTTTTTACAACATCAAGTTCGTTCAATGATGGGATGCATAAAGCTTGTAGGTGAAAATAAATGGACAAAAAAAGATTTACTTGATGTTTTAAATTCTAAAGATCGCTCTCAATGTGCTACTCCAGCGCCTGCAGCTGGATTGTATTTAGAAAATATTATTTATTAA
- the recR gene encoding recombination mediator RecR, with product MKTNSHPDLETLMFLIAKLPGLGPKSARRIALYLLKNRDNIMKPLSGALDKVYQNVARCNICGNFKTNKIDCNCSNKNNYEQICVVENVADMWALESTNVYSGQYHILGGTLSAINGINPEDLLIGSLVSRIKANSVKEVILATSATIEGQTTAHYIKDSIKNLNVKVTKLAHGLPVGGEIEYLDDGTLFSAFKYRSSLNSD from the coding sequence ATGAAAACTAATTCCCACCCAGATTTAGAAACACTAATGTTTCTAATTGCAAAATTACCAGGACTTGGACCTAAATCTGCAAGACGTATTGCTCTTTATCTTCTTAAAAATAGAGACAATATTATGAAACCGTTGTCAGGTGCTTTGGATAAAGTTTATCAAAATGTTGCGCGTTGTAATATTTGTGGAAATTTTAAAACTAATAAAATTGACTGTAATTGTAGTAACAAAAATAATTATGAGCAGATTTGTGTAGTAGAAAATGTAGCAGATATGTGGGCACTCGAGAGCACCAATGTTTATAGTGGCCAGTATCATATTTTAGGAGGAACTCTATCAGCTATAAATGGGATAAATCCTGAAGATCTTTTAATAGGTTCGTTAGTAAGCAGGATTAAAGCAAACTCAGTAAAAGAAGTGATCCTAGCAACAAGTGCAACAATCGAAGGGCAAACAACAGCTCATTATATTAAAGATAGTATTAAAAATCTAAATGTGAAAGTAACAAAGTTAGCTCACGGTTTGCCAGTGGGCGGAGAGATTGAATATTTGGATGATGGAACATTATTTTCAGCATTTAAATATCGCAGCTCTCTAAATAGTGATTAG